Proteins encoded in a region of the Xiphophorus couchianus chromosome 11, X_couchianus-1.0, whole genome shotgun sequence genome:
- the usp28 gene encoding ubiquitin carboxyl-terminal hydrolase 28 isoform X2: MRAEQSENGENSTNSLKMLMEQLKEITGIQDQQVLYKALKASQGDVGHAVGLLTTQTVEVQDSAEPQESGTSAETWDKQRGLPKDELQTAIELSLQESHNAEQEEREFNRALEASAEENAARMKRKRCEAQSEMCSPADWIRQDDWPVGIRNVGNTCWFSAVIQSLFHLPVFRRLVLNYHLSEQILEKCKSHADKRNIAFMQELRCLFALMVGSTRRFVDPSAAVELLRDAFRTSEAQQDVSEFSHKLLDWLEDAFQLAANGKNAEDKQQNPMVRLFYGTFVTERRHEGKTLYNIEQFGQYPLQVNGFSNLDECLEGAMVEKEIESLHSDHAATSGRERWFKKLPPVLTFELSRFEFNTQLGRPEKIHKKLEFPQIVYMDRYLHKNIERTNERRGEVKKLKEQLAALQQKLECYKNYGSGPMKYPLADMLQFVLEFATTKPTSVSPAEDSRLATSSPPPVSHPLSDAIAKDSSEPGDKDSSDGLVSSVSNCQQTPIYKPFTQCKHPSDCPPHPAPHSATEEELHFVKTCLRRWRTEVEHDINELKTSIDKLTQTLEGMYSDNSLCQVPYRLHAVLVHEGQASAGHYWAYIYDHANQRWMKYNDVSITESSWEELERDSFGGMTNASAYCLMYIDDRLPQLITEDTDDETGQELHGMDSLPAALRRYVQEDNRWFQQELSEWEEQFCQTATPQEESATPAEPPSPSVENTELTPVEPAPQSGPSTEEPEQGAALEARSGSEEEKTADRETRETPEAEESEMAPPSTSPGCQSDPTDIPTVIDTLEPGPDPAGLQSQTSGSDAELCNQAEVCVPGETLGPNSEANDGPGASGEAPGHGADPGNEEQQQEQQEAPARQRQVENEVSEVEIPNVGRIMVRADADGYNEEMMLTPAMQGVILAIAKARQTFDKEGPEAGLIKAFHEEYSRLFELSQEEITPQEDARLQHALVYFFQNKAPKRVIERTLLEQFTDRNLSFDERAISIMREARAKLRLIKPEDMDMEEYMQWHDDYRDFRTVFVYLLTGLEQYQHGKMREALNYLAHAYETNTTLLGKGEKHGVNKALIAVYRRKCLTALNDSASRLFCSGEEGKVEEGLSIMDEAVIPCLHLMSRDSALSQEDRDAMENIRSHWCCCLGQDMDDSLQVKLGELLPRVLDGSSGTVVLKDPPKVHVNQAHDLCSRLAAVMESIHNTTVVTVQ, from the exons AGCTCTGGAAGCCAGCGCTGAAGAAAATGCAGCACGAATGAAGAGGAAGAGATGTGAAGCGCAGAGTGAGATGTGCAGCCCTGCAGACTGGATCCGTCAGGATGACTGGCCCGTCGGCATCCGCAACGTAGGAAACACCTGCTGGTTCAGTGCTGTCATTCAG TCACTCTTCCACTTACCTGTGTTCAGGAGGCTGGTTCTCAACTACCATCTGTCAGAACAAATTCTGGAAAAGTGTAAGAGTCATGCT GACAAGAGGAACATTGCCTTCATGCAGGAGCTGCGGTGCCTGTTTGCTCTCATGGTGGGATCCACTCGCAGGTTTGTGGATCCCTCTGCTGCGGTGGAGTTGCTGCGCGACGCCTTTCGGACCAGCGAGGCTCAGCAG GATGTCAGCGAATTTTCCCACAAACTGCTCGACTGGTTAGAAGATGCCTTTCAACTGGCCGCCAACGGAAA GAACGCAGAAGACAAGCAGCAAAACCCAATGGTTCGGCTTTTCTATGGCACCTTTGTAACGGAGAGGCGACATGAAG GCAAGACGCTGTACAACATCGAGCAGTTTGGTCAGTACCCTCTGCAAGTCAACGGCTTCAGCAACCTGGACGAATGCCTGGAAGGGGCGATGGTTGAGAAGGAGATCGAGTCGCTGCACTCGGACCACGCCGCCACGTCTGGCCGAGAG AGGTGGTTTAAAAAACTACCGCCGGTCCTGACCTTTGAACTTTCCAGATTCGAGTTCAACACTCAGCTCGGGCGTCCCGAGAAGATACACAAAAAATTAGAGTTTCCACAAATTGTTTACATGGACAG ataTCTTCACAAAAACATAGAACGGACCAATGAGAGGAGAGGGGAAGTGAAGAAGCTCAAGGAGCAACTTGCCGCACTTCAACAGAAACTTGAGTG TTATAAAAACTACGGCTCTGGACCGATGAAGTACCCTCTAGCCGACATGCTCCAGTTCGTTCTAGAGTTTGCCACTACCAAACCCACCAGCGTTTCCCCAGCTGAAGATTCCAGACTCGCCACGTCTTCCCCGCCTCCTGTGAGCCACCCGCTGTCCGACGCCATCGCCAAAGACAGCAG CGAACCTGGAGATAAAGACTCATCGGACGGCCTGGTTTCCAGTGTTTCAAACTGCCAGCAGACGCCCATTTACAAGCCCTTCACCCAGTGCAAACACCCGTCTGACTGCCCGCCCCACCCAGCGCCTCACAGCGCCACAGAAGAGGAGCTGCACTTCGTGAAGACCTGCCTGCGGCGCTGGAGGACTGAAGTAGAGCACGACATAAATG AGCTAAAGACCAGCATAGACAAACTCACTCAGACGCTGGAAGGCATGTACTCAGACAACAGTCTCTGCCAG GTGCCCTACAGACTGCATGCAGTGCTTGTTCATGAAGGTCAGGCCTCGGCAGGTCATTACTGGGCGTACATCTACGACCACGCCAACCAGCGCTGGATGAAGTACAACGACGTCAGCATCACCGAGTCTTCGTGGGAGGAGCTGGAGCGAGACTCGTTTGGGGGGATGACCAACGCCAGCGCGTACTGCCTGATGTACATCGATGACCGGCTACCCCAGCTGATCACAG AAGACACAGACGATGAGACAGGCCAGGAGCTGCACGGCATGGACTCCCTGCCGGCCGCGCTCAGACGCTACGTTCAGGAAGACAACCGCTGGTTCCAGCAGGAGCTCAGCGAGTGGGAGGAGCAGTTCTGCCAAACCGCCACTCCGCAGGAAGAGTCTGCGACCCCGGCGGAGCCTCCCAGCCCCAGCGTGGAGAACACGGAGCTAACACCTGTGGAGCCAGCACCCCAGTCTGGACCTTCCACTGAAGAGCCGGAGCAAGGAGCGGCTTTAGAGGCCCGGTCCGGCTCAGAAGAGGAGAAGACTGCAGATCGTGAAACCAGAGAGACGCCTGAAG CAGAGGAGTCTGAGATGGCGCCCCCATCTACAAGTCCTGGCTGCCAATCAGATCCCACCGACATTCCCACAGTCATCGACACCCTGGAACCGGGCCCGGACCCAGCAGGGCTGCAGAGTCAG ACCTCTGGCTCAGATGCAGAGCTGTGTAACCAGGCTGAAGTGTGTGTGCCTGGGGAGACGTTGGGACCAAACTCAGAGGCTAACGATGGACCCGGAGCGTCTGGGGAGGCTCCCGGACACGGAGCAGATCCGGGAAacgaggagcagcagcaggagcagcaggaggctcCAGCCAGGCAGAGGCAGGTGGAGAACGAGGTGTCGGAGGTGGAGATCCCCAACGTGGGCCGCATCATGGTGAGGGCCGATGCTGACGGATACAACGAAGAG ATGATGCTTACCCCGGCTATGCAGGGTGTCATCCTGGCCATAGCCAAGGCAAGGCAAACGTTTGACAAAGAGGGCCCTGAGGCTGGCCTCATCAAG GCCTTCCATGAGGAGTATTCCCGGCTGTTTGAGCTCTCCCAGGAGGAGATCACCCCCCAGGAGGACGCCCGTCTGCAGCACGCTCTGGTTTACTTCTTTCAGAACAAGGCGCCCAAGCGTGTCATCGAAAGGACGCTGCTGGAGCAGTTTACAGACCGCAACCTCAGCTTTGACGAAAG GGCCATCAGCATAATGAGGGAAGCCCGAGCCAAGCTCCGCCTCATTAAGCCAGAAGACATGGACATGGAGGAATACATG CAGTGGCATGACGACTACAGGGACTTCAGGACGGTGTTTGTCTACTTGCTAACTGGGCTCGAGCAGTATCAGCACGGAAA GATGCGAGAGGCTTTGAACTACTTGGCTCATGCGTATGAGACCAACACCACTCTGCTGGGAAAGGGAGAGAAACATGGTGTGAACAAAGCTCTTATTGCAGTTTACAGAAGAAAGTGCCTCACT GCGCTGAACGACAGCGCGTCCCGGCTGTTCTGCAGCGGCGAGGAGGGCAAAGTGGAGGAGGGTCTCTCCATCATGGACGAAGCCGTCATTCCCTGCCTTCACCTGATGAGCCGGGACTCGGCTTTGTCCCAGGAGGACCGGGACGCTATGGAGAACATCCGCAGCCACTGGTGCTGCTGCCTGGGTCAGGACATGGACG aTTCGCTGCAGGTAAAGTTGGGCGAGTTGCTGCCGCGGGTTCTGGACGGCTCCAGTGGGACGGTGGTGTTGAAAGATCCACCAAAAGTTCACGTCAACCAGGCTCACGACCTGTGCAGCCGCCTGGCCGCTGTGATGGAGTCCATTCACAACACCACAGTAGTAACTGTCCAGTAA
- the usp28 gene encoding ubiquitin carboxyl-terminal hydrolase 28 isoform X4: MLMEQLKEITGIQDQQVLYKALKASQGDVGHAVGLLTTQTVEVQDSAEPQESGTSAETWDKQRGLPKDELQTAIELSLQESHNAEQEEREFNRALEASAEENAARMKRKRCEAQSEMCSPADWIRQDDWPVGIRNVGNTCWFSAVIQSLFHLPVFRRLVLNYHLSEQILEKCKSHADKRNIAFMQELRCLFALMVGSTRRFVDPSAAVELLRDAFRTSEAQQDVSEFSHKLLDWLEDAFQLAANGKNAEDKQQNPMVRLFYGTFVTERRHEGKTLYNIEQFGQYPLQVNGFSNLDECLEGAMVEKEIESLHSDHAATSGRERWFKKLPPVLTFELSRFEFNTQLGRPEKIHKKLEFPQIVYMDRYLHKNIERTNERRGEVKKLKEQLAALQQKLECYKNYGSGPMKYPLADMLQFVLEFATTKPTSVSPAEDSRLATSSPPPVSHPLSDAIAKDSSEPGDKDSSDGLVSSVSNCQQTPIYKPFTQCKHPSDCPPHPAPHSATEEELHFVKTCLRRWRTEVEHDINELKTSIDKLTQTLEGMYSDNSLCQVPYRLHAVLVHEGQASAGHYWAYIYDHANQRWMKYNDVSITESSWEELERDSFGGMTNASAYCLMYIDDRLPQLITEDTDDETGQELHGMDSLPAALRRYVQEDNRWFQQELSEWEEQFCQTATPQEESATPAEPPSPSVENTELTPVEPAPQSGPSTEEPEQGAALEARSGSEEEKTADRETRETPEAAEESEMAPPSTSPGCQSDPTDIPTVIDTLEPGPDPAGLQSQTSGSDAELCNQAEVCVPGETLGPNSEANDGPGASGEAPGHGADPGNEEQQQEQQEAPARQRQVENEVSEVEIPNVGRIMVRADADGYNEEMMLTPAMQGVILAIAKARQTFDKEGPEAGLIKAFHEEYSRLFELSQEEITPQEDARLQHALVYFFQNKAPKRVIERTLLEQFTDRNLSFDERAISIMREARAKLRLIKPEDMDMEEYMQWHDDYRDFRTVFVYLLTGLEQYQHGKMREALNYLAHAYETNTTLLGKGEKHGVNKALIAVYRRKCLTALNDSASRLFCSGEEGKVEEGLSIMDEAVIPCLHLMSRDSALSQEDRDAMENIRSHWCCCLGQDMDDSLQVKLGELLPRVLDGSSGTVVLKDPPKVHVNQAHDLCSRLAAVMESIHNTTVVTVQ, encoded by the exons AGCTCTGGAAGCCAGCGCTGAAGAAAATGCAGCACGAATGAAGAGGAAGAGATGTGAAGCGCAGAGTGAGATGTGCAGCCCTGCAGACTGGATCCGTCAGGATGACTGGCCCGTCGGCATCCGCAACGTAGGAAACACCTGCTGGTTCAGTGCTGTCATTCAG TCACTCTTCCACTTACCTGTGTTCAGGAGGCTGGTTCTCAACTACCATCTGTCAGAACAAATTCTGGAAAAGTGTAAGAGTCATGCT GACAAGAGGAACATTGCCTTCATGCAGGAGCTGCGGTGCCTGTTTGCTCTCATGGTGGGATCCACTCGCAGGTTTGTGGATCCCTCTGCTGCGGTGGAGTTGCTGCGCGACGCCTTTCGGACCAGCGAGGCTCAGCAG GATGTCAGCGAATTTTCCCACAAACTGCTCGACTGGTTAGAAGATGCCTTTCAACTGGCCGCCAACGGAAA GAACGCAGAAGACAAGCAGCAAAACCCAATGGTTCGGCTTTTCTATGGCACCTTTGTAACGGAGAGGCGACATGAAG GCAAGACGCTGTACAACATCGAGCAGTTTGGTCAGTACCCTCTGCAAGTCAACGGCTTCAGCAACCTGGACGAATGCCTGGAAGGGGCGATGGTTGAGAAGGAGATCGAGTCGCTGCACTCGGACCACGCCGCCACGTCTGGCCGAGAG AGGTGGTTTAAAAAACTACCGCCGGTCCTGACCTTTGAACTTTCCAGATTCGAGTTCAACACTCAGCTCGGGCGTCCCGAGAAGATACACAAAAAATTAGAGTTTCCACAAATTGTTTACATGGACAG ataTCTTCACAAAAACATAGAACGGACCAATGAGAGGAGAGGGGAAGTGAAGAAGCTCAAGGAGCAACTTGCCGCACTTCAACAGAAACTTGAGTG TTATAAAAACTACGGCTCTGGACCGATGAAGTACCCTCTAGCCGACATGCTCCAGTTCGTTCTAGAGTTTGCCACTACCAAACCCACCAGCGTTTCCCCAGCTGAAGATTCCAGACTCGCCACGTCTTCCCCGCCTCCTGTGAGCCACCCGCTGTCCGACGCCATCGCCAAAGACAGCAG CGAACCTGGAGATAAAGACTCATCGGACGGCCTGGTTTCCAGTGTTTCAAACTGCCAGCAGACGCCCATTTACAAGCCCTTCACCCAGTGCAAACACCCGTCTGACTGCCCGCCCCACCCAGCGCCTCACAGCGCCACAGAAGAGGAGCTGCACTTCGTGAAGACCTGCCTGCGGCGCTGGAGGACTGAAGTAGAGCACGACATAAATG AGCTAAAGACCAGCATAGACAAACTCACTCAGACGCTGGAAGGCATGTACTCAGACAACAGTCTCTGCCAG GTGCCCTACAGACTGCATGCAGTGCTTGTTCATGAAGGTCAGGCCTCGGCAGGTCATTACTGGGCGTACATCTACGACCACGCCAACCAGCGCTGGATGAAGTACAACGACGTCAGCATCACCGAGTCTTCGTGGGAGGAGCTGGAGCGAGACTCGTTTGGGGGGATGACCAACGCCAGCGCGTACTGCCTGATGTACATCGATGACCGGCTACCCCAGCTGATCACAG AAGACACAGACGATGAGACAGGCCAGGAGCTGCACGGCATGGACTCCCTGCCGGCCGCGCTCAGACGCTACGTTCAGGAAGACAACCGCTGGTTCCAGCAGGAGCTCAGCGAGTGGGAGGAGCAGTTCTGCCAAACCGCCACTCCGCAGGAAGAGTCTGCGACCCCGGCGGAGCCTCCCAGCCCCAGCGTGGAGAACACGGAGCTAACACCTGTGGAGCCAGCACCCCAGTCTGGACCTTCCACTGAAGAGCCGGAGCAAGGAGCGGCTTTAGAGGCCCGGTCCGGCTCAGAAGAGGAGAAGACTGCAGATCGTGAAACCAGAGAGACGCCTGAAG CAGCAGAGGAGTCTGAGATGGCGCCCCCATCTACAAGTCCTGGCTGCCAATCAGATCCCACCGACATTCCCACAGTCATCGACACCCTGGAACCGGGCCCGGACCCAGCAGGGCTGCAGAGTCAG ACCTCTGGCTCAGATGCAGAGCTGTGTAACCAGGCTGAAGTGTGTGTGCCTGGGGAGACGTTGGGACCAAACTCAGAGGCTAACGATGGACCCGGAGCGTCTGGGGAGGCTCCCGGACACGGAGCAGATCCGGGAAacgaggagcagcagcaggagcagcaggaggctcCAGCCAGGCAGAGGCAGGTGGAGAACGAGGTGTCGGAGGTGGAGATCCCCAACGTGGGCCGCATCATGGTGAGGGCCGATGCTGACGGATACAACGAAGAG ATGATGCTTACCCCGGCTATGCAGGGTGTCATCCTGGCCATAGCCAAGGCAAGGCAAACGTTTGACAAAGAGGGCCCTGAGGCTGGCCTCATCAAG GCCTTCCATGAGGAGTATTCCCGGCTGTTTGAGCTCTCCCAGGAGGAGATCACCCCCCAGGAGGACGCCCGTCTGCAGCACGCTCTGGTTTACTTCTTTCAGAACAAGGCGCCCAAGCGTGTCATCGAAAGGACGCTGCTGGAGCAGTTTACAGACCGCAACCTCAGCTTTGACGAAAG GGCCATCAGCATAATGAGGGAAGCCCGAGCCAAGCTCCGCCTCATTAAGCCAGAAGACATGGACATGGAGGAATACATG CAGTGGCATGACGACTACAGGGACTTCAGGACGGTGTTTGTCTACTTGCTAACTGGGCTCGAGCAGTATCAGCACGGAAA GATGCGAGAGGCTTTGAACTACTTGGCTCATGCGTATGAGACCAACACCACTCTGCTGGGAAAGGGAGAGAAACATGGTGTGAACAAAGCTCTTATTGCAGTTTACAGAAGAAAGTGCCTCACT GCGCTGAACGACAGCGCGTCCCGGCTGTTCTGCAGCGGCGAGGAGGGCAAAGTGGAGGAGGGTCTCTCCATCATGGACGAAGCCGTCATTCCCTGCCTTCACCTGATGAGCCGGGACTCGGCTTTGTCCCAGGAGGACCGGGACGCTATGGAGAACATCCGCAGCCACTGGTGCTGCTGCCTGGGTCAGGACATGGACG aTTCGCTGCAGGTAAAGTTGGGCGAGTTGCTGCCGCGGGTTCTGGACGGCTCCAGTGGGACGGTGGTGTTGAAAGATCCACCAAAAGTTCACGTCAACCAGGCTCACGACCTGTGCAGCCGCCTGGCCGCTGTGATGGAGTCCATTCACAACACCACAGTAGTAACTGTCCAGTAA
- the usp28 gene encoding ubiquitin carboxyl-terminal hydrolase 28 isoform X3 gives MRAEQSENGENSTNSLKMLMEQLKEITGIQDQQVLYKALKASQGDVGHAVGLLTTQTVEVQDSAEPQESGTSAETWDKQRGLPKDELQTAIELSLQESHNAEQEEREFNRALEASAEENAARMKRKRCEAQSEMCSPADWIRQDDWPVGIRNVGNTCWFSAVIQSLFHLPVFRRLVLNYHLSEQILEKCKSHADKRNIAFMQELRCLFALMVGSTRRFVDPSAAVELLRDAFRTSEAQQDVSEFSHKLLDWLEDAFQLAANGKNAEDKQQNPMVRLFYGTFVTERRHEGKTLYNIEQFGQYPLQVNGFSNLDECLEGAMVEKEIESLHSDHAATSGRERWFKKLPPVLTFELSRFEFNTQLGRPEKIHKKLEFPQIVYMDRYLHKNIERTNERRGEVKKLKEQLAALQQKLECYKNYGSGPMKYPLADMLQFVLEFATTKPTSVSPAEDSRLATSSPPPVSHPLSDAIAKDSSEPGDKDSSDGLVSSVSNCQQTPIYKPFTQCKHPSDCPPHPAPHSATEEELHFVKTCLRRWRTEVEHDINELKTSIDKLTQTLEGMYSDNSLCQVPYRLHAVLVHEGQASAGHYWAYIYDHANQRWMKYNDVSITESSWEELERDSFGGMTNASAYCLMYIDDRLPQLITDTDDETGQELHGMDSLPAALRRYVQEDNRWFQQELSEWEEQFCQTATPQEESATPAEPPSPSVENTELTPVEPAPQSGPSTEEPEQGAALEARSGSEEEKTADRETRETPEAAEESEMAPPSTSPGCQSDPTDIPTVIDTLEPGPDPAGLQSQTSGSDAELCNQAEVCVPGETLGPNSEANDGPGASGEAPGHGADPGNEEQQQEQQEAPARQRQVENEVSEVEIPNVGRIMVRADADGYNEEMMLTPAMQGVILAIAKARQTFDKEGPEAGLIKAFHEEYSRLFELSQEEITPQEDARLQHALVYFFQNKAPKRVIERTLLEQFTDRNLSFDERAISIMREARAKLRLIKPEDMDMEEYMQWHDDYRDFRTVFVYLLTGLEQYQHGKMREALNYLAHAYETNTTLLGKGEKHGVNKALIAVYRRKCLTALNDSASRLFCSGEEGKVEEGLSIMDEAVIPCLHLMSRDSALSQEDRDAMENIRSHWCCCLGQDMDDSLQVKLGELLPRVLDGSSGTVVLKDPPKVHVNQAHDLCSRLAAVMESIHNTTVVTVQ, from the exons AGCTCTGGAAGCCAGCGCTGAAGAAAATGCAGCACGAATGAAGAGGAAGAGATGTGAAGCGCAGAGTGAGATGTGCAGCCCTGCAGACTGGATCCGTCAGGATGACTGGCCCGTCGGCATCCGCAACGTAGGAAACACCTGCTGGTTCAGTGCTGTCATTCAG TCACTCTTCCACTTACCTGTGTTCAGGAGGCTGGTTCTCAACTACCATCTGTCAGAACAAATTCTGGAAAAGTGTAAGAGTCATGCT GACAAGAGGAACATTGCCTTCATGCAGGAGCTGCGGTGCCTGTTTGCTCTCATGGTGGGATCCACTCGCAGGTTTGTGGATCCCTCTGCTGCGGTGGAGTTGCTGCGCGACGCCTTTCGGACCAGCGAGGCTCAGCAG GATGTCAGCGAATTTTCCCACAAACTGCTCGACTGGTTAGAAGATGCCTTTCAACTGGCCGCCAACGGAAA GAACGCAGAAGACAAGCAGCAAAACCCAATGGTTCGGCTTTTCTATGGCACCTTTGTAACGGAGAGGCGACATGAAG GCAAGACGCTGTACAACATCGAGCAGTTTGGTCAGTACCCTCTGCAAGTCAACGGCTTCAGCAACCTGGACGAATGCCTGGAAGGGGCGATGGTTGAGAAGGAGATCGAGTCGCTGCACTCGGACCACGCCGCCACGTCTGGCCGAGAG AGGTGGTTTAAAAAACTACCGCCGGTCCTGACCTTTGAACTTTCCAGATTCGAGTTCAACACTCAGCTCGGGCGTCCCGAGAAGATACACAAAAAATTAGAGTTTCCACAAATTGTTTACATGGACAG ataTCTTCACAAAAACATAGAACGGACCAATGAGAGGAGAGGGGAAGTGAAGAAGCTCAAGGAGCAACTTGCCGCACTTCAACAGAAACTTGAGTG TTATAAAAACTACGGCTCTGGACCGATGAAGTACCCTCTAGCCGACATGCTCCAGTTCGTTCTAGAGTTTGCCACTACCAAACCCACCAGCGTTTCCCCAGCTGAAGATTCCAGACTCGCCACGTCTTCCCCGCCTCCTGTGAGCCACCCGCTGTCCGACGCCATCGCCAAAGACAGCAG CGAACCTGGAGATAAAGACTCATCGGACGGCCTGGTTTCCAGTGTTTCAAACTGCCAGCAGACGCCCATTTACAAGCCCTTCACCCAGTGCAAACACCCGTCTGACTGCCCGCCCCACCCAGCGCCTCACAGCGCCACAGAAGAGGAGCTGCACTTCGTGAAGACCTGCCTGCGGCGCTGGAGGACTGAAGTAGAGCACGACATAAATG AGCTAAAGACCAGCATAGACAAACTCACTCAGACGCTGGAAGGCATGTACTCAGACAACAGTCTCTGCCAG GTGCCCTACAGACTGCATGCAGTGCTTGTTCATGAAGGTCAGGCCTCGGCAGGTCATTACTGGGCGTACATCTACGACCACGCCAACCAGCGCTGGATGAAGTACAACGACGTCAGCATCACCGAGTCTTCGTGGGAGGAGCTGGAGCGAGACTCGTTTGGGGGGATGACCAACGCCAGCGCGTACTGCCTGATGTACATCGATGACCGGCTACCCCAGCTGATCACAG ACACAGACGATGAGACAGGCCAGGAGCTGCACGGCATGGACTCCCTGCCGGCCGCGCTCAGACGCTACGTTCAGGAAGACAACCGCTGGTTCCAGCAGGAGCTCAGCGAGTGGGAGGAGCAGTTCTGCCAAACCGCCACTCCGCAGGAAGAGTCTGCGACCCCGGCGGAGCCTCCCAGCCCCAGCGTGGAGAACACGGAGCTAACACCTGTGGAGCCAGCACCCCAGTCTGGACCTTCCACTGAAGAGCCGGAGCAAGGAGCGGCTTTAGAGGCCCGGTCCGGCTCAGAAGAGGAGAAGACTGCAGATCGTGAAACCAGAGAGACGCCTGAAG CAGCAGAGGAGTCTGAGATGGCGCCCCCATCTACAAGTCCTGGCTGCCAATCAGATCCCACCGACATTCCCACAGTCATCGACACCCTGGAACCGGGCCCGGACCCAGCAGGGCTGCAGAGTCAG ACCTCTGGCTCAGATGCAGAGCTGTGTAACCAGGCTGAAGTGTGTGTGCCTGGGGAGACGTTGGGACCAAACTCAGAGGCTAACGATGGACCCGGAGCGTCTGGGGAGGCTCCCGGACACGGAGCAGATCCGGGAAacgaggagcagcagcaggagcagcaggaggctcCAGCCAGGCAGAGGCAGGTGGAGAACGAGGTGTCGGAGGTGGAGATCCCCAACGTGGGCCGCATCATGGTGAGGGCCGATGCTGACGGATACAACGAAGAG ATGATGCTTACCCCGGCTATGCAGGGTGTCATCCTGGCCATAGCCAAGGCAAGGCAAACGTTTGACAAAGAGGGCCCTGAGGCTGGCCTCATCAAG GCCTTCCATGAGGAGTATTCCCGGCTGTTTGAGCTCTCCCAGGAGGAGATCACCCCCCAGGAGGACGCCCGTCTGCAGCACGCTCTGGTTTACTTCTTTCAGAACAAGGCGCCCAAGCGTGTCATCGAAAGGACGCTGCTGGAGCAGTTTACAGACCGCAACCTCAGCTTTGACGAAAG GGCCATCAGCATAATGAGGGAAGCCCGAGCCAAGCTCCGCCTCATTAAGCCAGAAGACATGGACATGGAGGAATACATG CAGTGGCATGACGACTACAGGGACTTCAGGACGGTGTTTGTCTACTTGCTAACTGGGCTCGAGCAGTATCAGCACGGAAA GATGCGAGAGGCTTTGAACTACTTGGCTCATGCGTATGAGACCAACACCACTCTGCTGGGAAAGGGAGAGAAACATGGTGTGAACAAAGCTCTTATTGCAGTTTACAGAAGAAAGTGCCTCACT GCGCTGAACGACAGCGCGTCCCGGCTGTTCTGCAGCGGCGAGGAGGGCAAAGTGGAGGAGGGTCTCTCCATCATGGACGAAGCCGTCATTCCCTGCCTTCACCTGATGAGCCGGGACTCGGCTTTGTCCCAGGAGGACCGGGACGCTATGGAGAACATCCGCAGCCACTGGTGCTGCTGCCTGGGTCAGGACATGGACG aTTCGCTGCAGGTAAAGTTGGGCGAGTTGCTGCCGCGGGTTCTGGACGGCTCCAGTGGGACGGTGGTGTTGAAAGATCCACCAAAAGTTCACGTCAACCAGGCTCACGACCTGTGCAGCCGCCTGGCCGCTGTGATGGAGTCCATTCACAACACCACAGTAGTAACTGTCCAGTAA